One region of Petroclostridium xylanilyticum genomic DNA includes:
- a CDS encoding carbohydrate ABC transporter permease, translated as MTRWTLTDWQFIGFENYITFLSEPSLNIGFRNTIIYAVLTCGLKVIFGFLLGTFLCTNIKTKDYLRSVVFFPNLLSTIAVGVAFGSMMHPSQGLINKALAAVGIIGPDWLGNTKLALLSVIFVDVWKGVGVATVIFIAGIMSIPQQYYEALMIDGGGSFEKFWHITLPLSRPAMNSVIILALIGGLRSFDLIWTMTKGGPGFTTDLIASIIYKQYAAGFYGLSTAGNVILFIIVSIIAFPLYRFLTKSEVDL; from the coding sequence ATGACAAGGTGGACACTTACCGATTGGCAGTTTATAGGATTTGAAAACTATATCACTTTTTTATCGGAGCCATCGTTGAATATCGGTTTTAGGAACACAATTATTTACGCTGTGCTGACCTGCGGCTTGAAAGTGATATTTGGGTTCCTGCTTGGTACATTCCTTTGTACAAATATCAAGACAAAAGATTACCTCCGCTCGGTGGTTTTTTTTCCAAATCTTTTGAGTACCATAGCAGTTGGGGTTGCCTTCGGCAGCATGATGCACCCGTCTCAGGGACTTATTAACAAGGCTCTTGCCGCAGTTGGAATTATAGGGCCGGACTGGCTGGGCAACACCAAACTTGCCCTTTTATCGGTTATTTTTGTAGACGTTTGGAAGGGCGTAGGCGTGGCTACCGTCATCTTCATAGCCGGGATCATGTCAATTCCCCAGCAGTATTATGAGGCGCTTATGATCGATGGGGGCGGCTCTTTTGAAAAGTTTTGGCATATCACTCTGCCTCTTAGCCGTCCGGCCATGAATTCGGTCATCATCCTGGCATTGATTGGCGGTTTGCGTTCCTTCGACCTGATATGGACAATGACAAAGGGAGGACCGGGTTTCACCACCGACCTCATTGCTTCGATTATTTACAAACAGTATGCTGCGGGATTTTATGGCCTCTCAACGGCAGGTAATGTCATATTGTTCATAATAGTGTCGATTATAGCCTTCCCATTATATAGATTTCTTACCAAAAGCGAGGTGGATTTATGA
- a CDS encoding extracellular solute-binding protein gives MKKRLFRKIIGIALIFVMMVSMAVGCSNQVPSESKDKNLKSTESTSQEKEKEKVTISFWHHYNAQSPENKTLNEVIIPAFEEKFPHIKVKAVSHEWAQLHKKILVSASANQLPDVARSDIAWVPEFQKLNILVALDKEMKDFQNVANNILEGPMNTAKVKGNYYGLGLNTNTKILFYNKEMFDKAQVAVPKTMDEFFEAARKLTKEENGQKIWGYAEPALSGWNICPFIWSNGGDITDPEYKVATGYLNSPETIEIIQKLADLYKDGAMIGFNKGDIPLTDGYGRGRYAMIIEGPWKFAELAGSYPDFKPETAQMPAGKGGSAQVLGGEDIIMFSTANKEAAWEFMKFMTGEFAQIEMAKVGQIPVNKTAIESDAVKGIKNFAPFLKAIKTAKPRPPVSTWPEIDKELTTAVTLAITGEKPVKAALDDAAKKIDELLKKQ, from the coding sequence ATGAAAAAACGTTTATTTAGAAAGATTATAGGTATTGCTTTAATTTTTGTAATGATGGTGTCTATGGCTGTGGGATGTAGCAATCAGGTGCCTAGTGAATCCAAAGATAAAAATTTAAAAAGTACGGAGAGCACTTCACAGGAAAAAGAAAAGGAAAAAGTAACAATTAGTTTTTGGCACCATTACAATGCACAATCTCCGGAAAACAAAACATTAAATGAAGTGATTATACCAGCGTTTGAGGAAAAATTTCCTCACATAAAAGTTAAAGCAGTTTCTCATGAATGGGCCCAGTTACATAAAAAAATATTGGTAAGTGCAAGTGCCAATCAACTACCCGATGTTGCAAGATCTGATATAGCATGGGTTCCGGAATTTCAGAAATTAAACATACTTGTGGCTTTAGATAAGGAAATGAAAGACTTTCAGAACGTAGCAAATAACATTTTAGAAGGTCCGATGAATACAGCAAAGGTTAAAGGAAATTATTATGGATTAGGATTAAATACCAATACCAAAATATTGTTTTACAATAAAGAAATGTTTGATAAAGCACAAGTAGCAGTTCCTAAAACAATGGATGAATTCTTTGAAGCAGCGAGGAAGCTTACAAAGGAAGAGAATGGACAAAAGATTTGGGGTTATGCAGAGCCGGCACTTTCAGGATGGAATATATGCCCATTTATATGGAGTAACGGAGGGGATATAACAGACCCTGAGTATAAAGTTGCTACTGGATACCTTAATAGTCCTGAAACCATAGAAATAATTCAAAAGCTCGCTGATCTTTATAAAGATGGCGCAATGATAGGATTTAACAAAGGTGACATTCCTCTTACAGACGGGTATGGACGAGGCAGATATGCTATGATTATTGAAGGGCCATGGAAATTTGCAGAATTAGCTGGTTCGTATCCTGACTTTAAGCCTGAAACCGCTCAGATGCCTGCTGGAAAAGGTGGTTCAGCGCAGGTTCTTGGAGGAGAAGATATTATCATGTTCAGTACTGCTAATAAAGAAGCTGCATGGGAATTTATGAAGTTTATGACTGGTGAATTTGCTCAAATAGAGATGGCTAAAGTTGGGCAAATTCCAGTAAACAAAACCGCTATTGAATCTGATGCTGTTAAGGGTATTAAAAACTTCGCTCCATTCCTTAAAGCAATAAAAACTGCTAAACCAAGACCGCCTGTATCAACTTGGCCGGAAATTGATAAAGAGTTAACAACTGCAGTAACATTAGCAATAACGGGAGAAAAGCCAGTTAAAGCTGCTCTTGATGATGCAGCTAAAAAAATTGATGAATTATTGAAAAAGCAGTAA
- a CDS encoding carbohydrate ABC transporter permease encodes MEKQNRVYSLLIYFILTLGVIITTTPMLYMLSTSFRPNGALYEYPPKLIPDVFTLENYKYVLFKVNFYKNFLNSLIVALCTVLLAAFVSSTLAYCIARFDFIGKKLLFGLIMTTMIIPGMTLIIPQFELIVWLKLINKLFGLIPVYVSWVVPFSTFMIKGFIEDIPKDFDDAIYIDGGTVFTVYNKIMLPLASPAVAAVSIFNFLIAWEEYPWALTVINDVEKRTLPIAISGFFGQHNFTQWGYVFAMSVISLIPVIVIFIACQKFFVTGLSAGAIKG; translated from the coding sequence GTGGAAAAGCAAAATAGAGTTTACAGTTTGTTGATATATTTTATATTAACATTAGGAGTAATAATAACAACAACACCAATGCTATATATGTTAAGTACTTCTTTTAGACCTAATGGTGCATTATATGAATATCCCCCAAAATTAATACCCGATGTTTTTACACTGGAAAATTATAAATATGTTCTTTTTAAAGTAAACTTTTACAAAAACTTTTTAAACAGTCTGATTGTAGCGCTGTGTACAGTTTTATTAGCAGCTTTTGTTTCATCTACTCTTGCGTATTGTATAGCGAGGTTTGATTTTATAGGAAAAAAATTATTGTTCGGACTTATAATGACTACTATGATTATTCCAGGAATGACACTTATTATACCGCAATTTGAGCTTATTGTATGGTTAAAGCTTATTAATAAATTATTTGGACTAATTCCTGTATATGTATCCTGGGTGGTTCCGTTCTCAACATTTATGATAAAAGGATTTATTGAAGATATACCAAAGGATTTTGATGATGCAATTTATATTGATGGGGGAACAGTGTTTACCGTATATAATAAAATAATGTTGCCGCTTGCAAGCCCAGCGGTTGCAGCAGTAAGTATTTTTAACTTTTTGATTGCATGGGAGGAATATCCCTGGGCTTTAACAGTTATAAATGATGTTGAAAAAAGAACATTACCAATAGCTATTTCAGGATTTTTCGGACAACATAATTTTACTCAATGGGGTTATGTATTTGCAATGTCAGTTATATCGTTAATACCTGTTATTGTAATATTTATTGCCTGTCAAAAGTTTTTTGTAACAGGTTTATCTGCAGGAGCGATAAAGGGATAA
- a CDS encoding alpha-amylase family glycosyl hydrolase: MKRFRKLSLIVTFIFILTVVSGNFSIANAARLGFDNNDIVYMILTDRYPDGDPSNNGILGQEYRPGELKYHQGGDWQGIIDKIPYIKDLGVTAIWISPPSENELFSRDGSESGYHGYFTHDYYSADPHFGTKAKLKELVDTAHANGIKVILDVVPNHTADYLDPYATEYSSADYQPAYPFNNPNWYHHNGDIQDWNDQWQVENCDLGGLDDIAQENTAARNEIKKVYKMWVDDFDIDAVRVDAARSIPKDFLQEFESYLGVPSFGEIFYGDVDYVSDYQNYEWGVLDFPLFFKAREVFAHDASFYDVKNILDQDYKYKDPNKLVTFLDNHDRDRFLCLADDNYAKLRLGMTFLFTVRGIPDVYYGTEQAFYGGGRPTEWQGIANKENREVMNVFDQNNIIYKHIKRLAQIRKDYEPLRNGTQREMWVDDKVFSYSRRNDTTGDEVITILNNDWNIVTRTIPLRTESSIPVGTILTNLLDTSQTVEVTSGGVTGKQITVTIPKNNAMILVPGTPASYIPSAPTVTTIRVHYDVGWGNTMYLRGDTYPLWWDQGRKMRNVAPDIWEFEIERIPAGTTFEFKPLINDTTWSSGNNFIGVGGETIDIYPTF, from the coding sequence ATGAAAAGATTTAGAAAATTATCTTTAATTGTTACATTTATTTTTATACTTACAGTAGTAAGTGGAAATTTCTCAATAGCAAATGCAGCAAGATTAGGATTCGATAATAATGATATAGTATATATGATATTAACTGACCGCTATCCTGATGGTGATCCTTCAAATAATGGTATATTAGGTCAAGAATATAGGCCGGGAGAGCTCAAATATCATCAAGGTGGAGACTGGCAGGGTATTATTGACAAGATACCATACATTAAAGATTTAGGAGTAACAGCAATATGGATTTCTCCTCCTTCAGAAAATGAGCTATTTAGTAGAGATGGTAGCGAATCAGGATACCATGGATATTTTACTCATGATTATTATAGTGCAGACCCTCATTTTGGAACTAAAGCTAAACTAAAAGAATTGGTAGATACTGCTCATGCAAATGGTATAAAGGTAATTCTTGATGTGGTACCAAATCATACAGCAGATTATTTAGATCCATATGCGACTGAGTACAGTTCAGCTGATTATCAACCAGCTTATCCATTTAATAATCCTAATTGGTATCATCATAATGGAGATATTCAGGACTGGAATGATCAATGGCAAGTGGAAAATTGTGATTTAGGTGGATTAGATGATATTGCTCAAGAAAATACGGCAGCAAGAAATGAAATCAAAAAGGTTTACAAAATGTGGGTTGATGATTTTGATATTGATGCTGTTCGTGTAGATGCAGCTCGTTCGATACCTAAAGACTTTTTACAAGAATTTGAATCTTATCTCGGGGTACCGTCATTTGGGGAAATATTTTACGGTGATGTTGATTATGTAAGTGATTATCAGAACTATGAATGGGGTGTTTTAGATTTTCCATTATTTTTCAAAGCTAGAGAAGTATTTGCCCATGATGCTAGTTTTTATGATGTAAAAAATATACTAGACCAAGATTATAAATATAAAGATCCTAATAAGCTAGTAACATTCCTTGATAATCATGATAGAGATCGTTTCTTATGCCTTGCAGATGATAATTATGCTAAGTTAAGATTGGGAATGACATTTTTATTTACCGTAAGAGGAATTCCAGATGTATATTACGGAACTGAGCAAGCATTTTATGGTGGTGGAAGACCAACAGAATGGCAAGGAATTGCTAATAAAGAAAATCGTGAAGTAATGAATGTATTTGACCAGAATAATATTATATATAAACATATCAAGCGACTTGCACAAATACGAAAAGATTATGAACCTTTAAGAAATGGTACACAACGTGAAATGTGGGTTGATGACAAAGTATTTTCATATTCACGTAGAAATGATACCACAGGGGATGAAGTAATAACCATACTCAACAATGATTGGAATATTGTAACAAGAACTATTCCATTAAGAACAGAAAGTTCTATTCCTGTAGGAACTATATTAACGAATCTTTTAGATACTTCACAAACAGTTGAGGTTACTTCTGGTGGAGTAACTGGAAAACAGATAACAGTAACTATTCCTAAGAATAATGCTATGATACTGGTTCCAGGAACACCTGCAAGTTATATTCCTTCAGCGCCTACAGTAACTACAATAAGAGTACATTATGATGTTGGCTGGGGTAACACAATGTATTTAAGAGGAGATACTTATCCATTATGGTGGGATCAAGGAAGAAAAATGAGAAATGTTGCGCCGGATATTTGGGAATTTGAGATAGAACGTATTCCAGCAGGTACTACTTTTGAATTTAAGCCTCTTATAAATGATACTACATGGTCATCAGGGAATAACTTCATAGGAGTAGGTGGTGAAACCATAGACATATATCCGACTTTCTAA
- a CDS encoding carbohydrate ABC transporter permease, which translates to MTQVKQGTIDMFLQNKFRFNKISIKGLQIFLLLLPGLITFGLFTIYPIVKLFVMSFFDWKIGLNQASPFVGMGNYIEVFKDPVFRISITNTLMYAIITVPSQIVIGLLIAVLIHNISKFKVGFRVLYYLPVITSWVIVSLVFRYIFNNEGFLNYFLKDIINIVSDNIRWLDKPMTGMFVAELLGIWKGIGWNMVVFLAALQCIPKELYEVADIDGCNRLKKFFYITLPSIKNTILFAVVMLSIGAFNVFTSIQLMTGGQPAHQTEVVLTWMYYKAFEARDFGYAAALSYIVALVIAVITIIQFKFFKRFND; encoded by the coding sequence ATGACTCAGGTAAAGCAAGGTACTATAGATATGTTTTTGCAAAACAAATTCAGATTTAACAAAATAAGTATTAAAGGATTACAAATATTTTTGCTTCTTTTACCCGGTTTAATAACTTTTGGTTTATTTACTATATATCCTATTGTAAAGTTGTTTGTAATGAGCTTTTTTGATTGGAAAATAGGGCTAAATCAGGCATCACCATTTGTAGGGATGGGTAATTATATAGAGGTATTTAAAGACCCTGTATTTAGAATTTCTATTACCAATACGCTTATGTATGCTATTATCACGGTTCCTAGCCAGATTGTTATAGGGCTATTAATTGCTGTTTTAATACATAATATTTCAAAATTTAAAGTTGGTTTTAGAGTTTTATATTACTTACCGGTAATAACATCATGGGTAATTGTTTCATTGGTATTTAGATATATTTTTAATAATGAAGGATTTTTAAATTACTTTTTAAAGGACATTATAAATATTGTAAGTGATAACATAAGATGGCTCGATAAGCCCATGACAGGTATGTTTGTAGCAGAGTTATTAGGGATTTGGAAAGGTATTGGATGGAATATGGTAGTATTCCTTGCTGCATTGCAATGCATACCAAAAGAGTTATATGAAGTTGCTGATATAGATGGATGCAATAGATTGAAAAAGTTTTTTTATATAACTCTTCCGTCTATAAAAAATACCATACTATTTGCGGTGGTTATGCTTAGTATTGGTGCGTTTAATGTATTTACGTCAATACAACTAATGACTGGCGGACAGCCTGCGCATCAAACGGAAGTGGTATTGACTTGGATGTATTATAAGGCATTTGAAGCTAGAGATTTTGGGTATGCTGCTGCACTATCATATATTGTTGCCTTAGTAATTGCAGTTATTACCATTATTCAATTTAAATTTTTTAAGAGATTTAATGATTAG
- a CDS encoding UPF0236 family transposase-like protein has translation MKRKRLRIKVRVLNGDGAKWISECTNTAEKHCQLDRFHIFKAILWQVYDKKEAKKIARLIKSGNVQKALARIEELKYECGGECDKVEKLQNLEECLKSNLDGLILYHERDNLELPEPPEGIKNCKLLLDTNIRLLIKIFPYKEEQE, from the coding sequence TTGAAGCGAAAGCGGCTCCGAATTAAGGTAAGAGTATTAAACGGTGACGGAGCAAAATGGATTAGTGAATGTACAAATACAGCTGAAAAACACTGCCAACTGGACAGGTTTCATATATTCAAGGCAATTCTGTGGCAGGTATACGATAAGAAAGAAGCAAAAAAGATAGCACGACTGATTAAATCCGGAAATGTACAAAAAGCTTTAGCGCGTATAGAAGAACTCAAATATGAGTGTGGAGGAGAGTGCGATAAGGTAGAAAAGCTTCAAAATCTTGAAGAATGCCTAAAAAGCAATCTTGATGGATTAATACTGTACCATGAGAGGGACAACCTTGAGCTGCCGGAACCTCCGGAAGGGATAAAAAATTGCAAACTTCTACTTGACACAAACATTAGATTATTGATAAAAATATTTCCATATAAAGAAGAGCAGGAATAA
- a CDS encoding ABC transporter substrate-binding protein, translated as MVQSYRSSNKTIYKEDACMSKTRKKIKKMVALISCVAMLIAVFPGCANQKTAAPDKNAPAQSDGTQNQTPAAPDKKVTLTLLIGNQTTLDGLKGVMEAIEKKYNIATEIELRPGGAEGDNVVKTRLATGDMADLCFYNSGSLFQVLNPEQNFVDLTNEPFMSNVLDFFKSTVSANEKVYGIPANTVMSGGWLYNKKVYAELGLSVPKTWDELLANCEKIKGAGKTAVIGSYKDDWTSQLILLADYFNVQAQVPNFAADYTANKAKFATTPAALRGFEKLYEINKKGYMNKDFLATTYDAALKMLAEGTGVHYPMLSTSVSNIEANFPDKVNDIGFFAQPGDSADKNGLTVWTPEGIYISKNSKNIEAAKKWAEFFVSQEGIAAYVSKQKPGGPFAIKGATLPDDVFPAVKDVIQYFDAGNTAPALEFLSPIKGPNLPQICVEVGSGLKAPSVAAQEYDRDVEKQAKQLGFPGW; from the coding sequence ATGGTACAATCGTATCGTAGTTCTAATAAAACAATTTATAAGGAGGATGCATGTATGAGTAAAACAAGAAAGAAAATTAAAAAAATGGTTGCGCTGATATCCTGTGTCGCAATGCTTATAGCGGTATTTCCAGGCTGCGCAAACCAGAAAACGGCAGCACCGGACAAAAACGCCCCGGCACAGTCGGACGGTACGCAAAACCAGACCCCGGCTGCTCCCGATAAGAAGGTTACCCTTACATTACTGATTGGTAATCAAACCACACTGGATGGCCTGAAGGGTGTAATGGAAGCCATTGAAAAAAAGTACAACATTGCAACCGAGATTGAGCTTCGGCCGGGCGGTGCGGAGGGGGATAACGTTGTAAAGACCCGCCTTGCCACCGGCGATATGGCCGACCTGTGCTTTTACAACTCGGGTTCGCTCTTCCAAGTCCTAAATCCCGAGCAAAACTTCGTTGATCTTACAAACGAGCCGTTTATGAGCAACGTATTAGATTTCTTTAAATCTACCGTCAGCGCAAACGAGAAAGTATACGGAATCCCTGCCAACACTGTTATGAGTGGAGGATGGTTATATAATAAAAAGGTGTATGCCGAGTTAGGACTTTCGGTTCCCAAGACATGGGATGAACTCTTGGCCAACTGCGAAAAGATTAAGGGTGCCGGTAAAACTGCGGTAATTGGGTCATACAAGGATGACTGGACCTCACAGCTTATCCTGCTTGCCGATTATTTTAATGTGCAGGCGCAGGTTCCCAACTTTGCTGCGGACTATACTGCCAACAAGGCCAAATTTGCCACTACCCCCGCCGCCCTCCGTGGCTTTGAAAAACTGTATGAGATCAATAAGAAGGGTTACATGAACAAGGATTTTCTTGCCACCACCTATGATGCTGCTCTAAAAATGCTGGCTGAAGGTACCGGGGTGCATTATCCGATGCTTTCCACCAGTGTTAGTAATATAGAGGCTAATTTCCCTGATAAGGTAAATGATATCGGTTTTTTTGCACAACCCGGCGACAGTGCGGATAAAAACGGACTTACTGTATGGACGCCCGAAGGTATTTATATAAGCAAGAACAGCAAAAACATTGAAGCTGCTAAAAAGTGGGCAGAATTCTTTGTTTCCCAGGAGGGTATTGCTGCCTATGTATCAAAGCAAAAACCTGGAGGACCGTTTGCTATAAAGGGGGCAACACTTCCCGACGATGTCTTCCCTGCCGTTAAGGATGTGATCCAATACTTTGATGCAGGCAATACTGCTCCTGCGCTTGAATTCCTTTCACCCATCAAGGGTCCGAACCTGCCGCAGATTTGCGTTGAGGTTGGCAGCGGCCTTAAGGCGCCGTCAGTGGCTGCTCAGGAGTATGACAGGGATGTTGAGAAGCAGGCCAAGCAGCTTGGCTTTCCCGGCTGGTAA
- a CDS encoding glycoside hydrolase family 13 protein, translating to MVTMFWEAIIHEQTRDYVYPIERNKLAIRLKIKRKDAKSCTLIYWNRHKRERTGEQHSEMKCYARDKMFDYYETIINTKEVTRYIKYFFQINDGINTFFLNYHGISSSVPKDGFFEYLYTNENDVFKVPDWVKGSIFYQIFPERFCNGDKNNDPKSTEQWGSKPTRENFMGGDLKGIIQKIHYLKDLGINALYLNPIFEASANHKYDTINYFKIDPHFGDLNDFKTLIHKCHSYGIKVILDGVFNHCGYFSDQFQDVVKNGQNSKYKDWFYIESFPVDKEKLNYECVGYYKWMPKLRMSNPEVRSFILKIAKYWIEEGNIDGWRLDVADEIDFTFWQEFRKLVKSIKPECFILAETWKENRDMLRGDQMDSVMNYLFRDAVVDFFAKKCINSLEFDSRINKFLGVYPSSVHHSLFNLIGSHDTERFLTLSNGDSRRLKAAAAFQLCFPGISSIYYGDEVGLDGENDPDCRKAMEWDEKKQDQKLLEWYKKLIRIRKSKSALKLGIFKCNYCNSEDNVYAFFREINNERVYIVINNADSTIQVILPVKEQSCGFLTDEISGKIYRIEQLDNSIYYNDDIIDYSGTLHIQLKPYQVCILCK from the coding sequence CAGGAGAACAACATTCTGAAATGAAATGTTATGCCAGAGATAAAATGTTTGATTACTATGAAACAATTATAAATACAAAGGAGGTTACAAGGTATATTAAATATTTTTTTCAAATTAATGATGGCATTAATACATTTTTCCTAAATTATCATGGTATAAGCAGTTCGGTTCCTAAAGATGGCTTTTTTGAATACTTATATACTAATGAAAATGATGTTTTTAAAGTGCCTGATTGGGTAAAAGGCTCTATATTTTATCAAATTTTCCCTGAAAGGTTTTGCAACGGAGATAAAAATAATGATCCTAAAAGTACAGAACAATGGGGTAGTAAACCCACTAGAGAGAATTTTATGGGGGGGGATTTAAAAGGAATAATTCAAAAAATACATTATCTTAAAGATCTGGGTATAAACGCTTTATATCTTAATCCTATCTTTGAAGCCTCTGCTAACCATAAGTATGATACTATAAATTATTTTAAAATTGATCCGCATTTTGGAGACTTAAACGATTTTAAAACATTAATACATAAGTGTCATTCATATGGGATAAAGGTTATACTTGATGGTGTTTTTAATCACTGTGGATATTTTTCAGACCAATTCCAGGATGTAGTAAAAAATGGTCAAAATTCAAAATACAAGGATTGGTTTTATATTGAAAGTTTTCCGGTTGATAAAGAAAAATTAAACTATGAGTGCGTTGGCTATTATAAGTGGATGCCCAAGCTAAGGATGAGCAATCCGGAAGTTAGAAGTTTTATACTTAAGATTGCAAAGTACTGGATTGAAGAAGGAAATATTGATGGATGGCGTCTGGATGTAGCCGATGAAATTGATTTTACATTCTGGCAGGAGTTCAGAAAACTGGTTAAGTCTATAAAGCCTGAATGCTTTATTTTAGCTGAGACATGGAAGGAAAATAGAGATATGCTCCGTGGAGATCAGATGGATTCAGTAATGAATTATCTTTTTAGAGATGCAGTAGTTGACTTCTTTGCAAAAAAATGTATTAATAGTTTAGAGTTTGATTCAAGGATTAACAAATTTTTAGGCGTTTATCCTTCGTCTGTACATCATTCACTATTTAATCTTATTGGAAGCCATGATACAGAAAGGTTCCTGACACTTAGTAATGGTGATAGTAGGAGACTGAAGGCAGCTGCAGCATTTCAATTATGTTTCCCGGGTATTTCTTCCATATATTATGGGGATGAAGTAGGGTTGGATGGAGAAAATGACCCTGATTGCAGGAAGGCAATGGAATGGGATGAAAAGAAACAAGATCAAAAACTTCTGGAATGGTATAAGAAACTTATAAGGATTAGAAAATCAAAGTCCGCATTAAAGTTAGGAATTTTCAAATGTAATTACTGCAACTCAGAAGATAACGTGTATGCATTTTTCAGGGAAATAAATAATGAAAGAGTCTATATTGTCATAAATAATGCTGATTCAACTATTCAAGTCATACTTCCAGTCAAAGAGCAAAGTTGTGGTTTTCTAACAGATGAAATTTCAGGAAAAATTTATAGAATAGAACAGCTGGATAACAGCATTTATTACAATGACGATATCATTGATTATTCAGGTACTTTACATATTCAACTTAAGCCATATCAAGTATGTATTTTATGCAAGTAA
- a CDS encoding carbohydrate ABC transporter permease yields the protein MSRGVKKFVVEAVAVLLSILIFWVPFYFVILNSFKTKAEAAEMSIVWPKTFQIIENYTSVLTAENGIVIRAFYNSTIITVLSIVVLIIVCSMAGFVMQRRTDKASTLINFIVLAGLMIPPSIVPTIWVLNRMGLFKTLMGLILVEVALAFPFSSILYKGFMVSIPREIDESAVVDGCSGFRMFFQIIFPLLKPVTSTIIVLSAVTIFNDFANPLYFLPGAKNATVQLTLYNFMSRYITSWNLLFADVVLISIPPLILFIFFNKKIVAGMTAGAVKA from the coding sequence ATGAGCAGGGGTGTAAAAAAGTTTGTAGTGGAGGCCGTTGCTGTCCTGCTGTCCATATTGATCTTCTGGGTGCCATTTTACTTCGTCATTTTAAACTCTTTCAAAACCAAAGCAGAAGCAGCCGAAATGAGCATTGTCTGGCCTAAAACCTTTCAGATTATTGAAAACTATACATCGGTATTAACGGCTGAAAATGGAATAGTAATTCGTGCTTTCTACAACAGCACAATAATTACTGTTTTGTCTATTGTAGTACTAATAATAGTTTGCTCAATGGCAGGGTTTGTCATGCAGCGGAGGACAGACAAAGCTTCAACGCTGATCAATTTCATTGTCCTTGCAGGGCTGATGATTCCGCCTTCAATAGTACCCACCATATGGGTTCTTAATAGGATGGGGCTTTTTAAAACCTTAATGGGATTAATACTGGTTGAGGTTGCATTGGCATTTCCGTTTTCATCCATACTTTATAAAGGTTTTATGGTGTCCATACCGCGTGAAATCGACGAGAGCGCTGTTGTGGACGGGTGTAGCGGATTTAGAATGTTTTTTCAGATTATTTTCCCGCTTTTAAAGCCTGTTACGTCTACAATTATAGTTTTATCGGCAGTAACTATTTTTAATGATTTTGCCAATCCGCTGTACTTTCTTCCCGGTGCAAAAAATGCAACGGTACAGCTCACTCTTTATAATTTTATGAGCAGGTATATAACTTCCTGGAATTTGCTTTTTGCCGACGTTGTACTTATATCCATTCCGCCGCTGATACTGTTTATCTTCTTCAACAAGAAGATCGTAGCCGGAATGACGGCAGGGGCTGTAAAGGCATAA